The window GCCGGCAACCTGATGATCGACGGCTGTCCCCCCCCATCCCCCCACTGGAGACAGCAGTTCGACCCGCCGGGACAACAGTTGATCGTGTCTCTGTTTCCCGGCAGCCGAAAAAACGAAATCCGCTACATGCTCCCCTTTTTCTTGAAAACCGTCGACTCCCTGAAGCCGGCTCAGCAGGCTGTACGCTTTTTTCTCTCCCTTTCCCCTTTTGCTGGACTTTCTGATCTCGAAAGAGCGTTGGCCTCCTCTACCGGGAGCGAACCCTCTCCGAAAACCAGAATACTGACCACTGAGCACCCATTCCCCGTGATCAAAACCCCACAAGGACAAAGTATCGAAATTGTCCAAAAACACCCCCACGAAATTATGGCCGCATCCGACCTAATGCTCACCATCCCAGGAACGAAAACCCTGGAGGCGGCGTTTTACGGAACTCCGATGCTCGTGGTCACCCCGCTTGAGCGAGCCGAAGATATCAATATCGGCGGCCTTGTCGATTTCTTGTCTTATCTCCCCTTGTTCGGCAAGCGATTGAAGAGGAAGCTGATTCAGAAGGCCGTCCGCCGCTTCCCATTCACCGCCTTACCGAACATAATCGCTGGTGAAAGCGTCGTTCCGGAACTGGTCGGGAAAATCACCCCGGATCTGGTTGCCCGTGAAGTAGAGCATATCCTACATAATCCCGGCTATCGGGACACTATGCGGAAAAAACTCCCCAGGATACCGGGTCCGGGGGGAGCGGCGTTACGGATTGCCGAGTATTGCGCCGAACTGCTCTCGCAATAAAGGGTTAAAAGGAAAGGTTGATTTTGCTGCAAAAACTCATTTCAGCGAGGCCCCGTTGCCATCAGCCCCGCCTCCTCTGGTGTTTTATCGCACGCATCAATGACCAGGTCTGGTTGCAGTGATGCTGAAAAGGCCGTCCTTGGCATATTTGCTGCGAAAATGCGGTGATTTCGGCGGCTGATTTAGGCAACTCAGGCCCGGGCTTCCTTCGTTCTTTTGCAGCAGAATTACTTATTGCAGTGGAATCAAGGTTTTTATTCATCATAAAGTTCTTCGATCACCCGGACTACATTGTCGAATGGATCGCCAAAGCTCAGTGTTTCACGCAGTTCCGTCGCGAGCCTCCAAGCTTCCTGCTGTCGCTGGTCACGATCCTCCAGTATTCCTTCCATAGCCCGTAACGCGTTTTGCACGGTGAAAGTATGTTGGATCAACTCCGGGGCGACCTCCCGACCCATGATGATGTTGGGAAGTCCGAAGAAACGTTGCTTGAGCAACAACCTCCCGATCCGGTAAGTCAGGGCGGAAACCCGATAAACAATGATTTGGGGAATCCCGGCGAAGGCGACTTCCAGGGTTACCGTCCCACAGGTCGTCATACAGAGCCGGGCCCCCCGTAGGGCTTCATAACGCGACCCATGCTCGTAAAGGGTCAGCGGGTGTGCGGGGAGGATTCTGGTGATGATCTCCCGGAAATCCGGGTTGGAAAGGACCATGGCCATTTCCATCCCTTTCCACCGCTTCGCCAGAGCTGGTAACAGGGGGGCGAGAACTCTCAAGAAGGCAAGCAGCTCGCGCCGGCGGCTGCCCGGTAGAAAAACGATCTTTTCCCGGTGGGACGGGTCCGTAAAGTAGGCCAGTTCAGGAACGAGGCGGGTCAAAGGGTGTCCGACCCACTCCGCCCGTCCTTCCCAGCGCGTAAAGTGGGCTCCCTCCCAAGGGAAGAGGGTAAGAATCCGTTCCGTCACCTGAGCAAGGGTGCGCGCCCGCTTTGCTCCCCACGCCCACACCTGGGGGGGAACAAAGCAAATAACCGGAACCCCCCGCTGGTAGCAAAACCGGCCAAGGCGCAGATTAAAACCCGGATTATCGATGATGATGACCAGGTTGGGCTGATTTTCCATGATCCAGCGACGGCTGGCGTCCCAAACCCCTTTCCAGCGCCGCAGGGTGGCCAGCAGTTCCCAGAGGCCAAAGGTCGCCAGAGACACGGTATCGGCGAGAAGCTCCGCGCCGGCTTTTCGGCTGAGGTTCCCTCCCAGGACGGCGATCCGCCATTGCGGGTGACGGCGGTGAATCTCTTTGATAATTTTCGACGCATAAACATCGCCAGAGAGTTCCCCGACC is drawn from Atribacteraceae bacterium and contains these coding sequences:
- the lpxB gene encoding lipid-A-disaccharide synthase; translation: MTLLISVGELSGDVYASKIIKEIHRRHPQWRIAVLGGNLSRKAGAELLADTVSLATFGLWELLATLRRWKGVWDASRRWIMENQPNLVIIIDNPGFNLRLGRFCYQRGVPVICFVPPQVWAWGAKRARTLAQVTERILTLFPWEGAHFTRWEGRAEWVGHPLTRLVPELAYFTDPSHREKIVFLPGSRRRELLAFLRVLAPLLPALAKRWKGMEMAMVLSNPDFREIITRILPAHPLTLYEHGSRYEALRGARLCMTTCGTVTLEVAFAGIPQIIVYRVSALTYRIGRLLLKQRFFGLPNIIMGREVAPELIQHTFTVQNALRAMEGILEDRDQRQQEAWRLATELRETLSFGDPFDNVVRVIEELYDE